A single Watersipora subatra chromosome 7, tzWatSuba1.1, whole genome shotgun sequence DNA region contains:
- the LOC137399708 gene encoding uncharacterized protein, whose product MARPTQTDALLLAQTVSYAALSITELFVIISLRTTQDNLGGDCILFADFNLTDKAVNLSVINESKTCDFIVYTSIIEECLVVLLCLYHMYMFHKSKRDTLVGEALIVKPALVFTFICGVFGFILAGTASAGFLYTAHWFPTFYLLSDPDVWKDRESSNNLTINTQITQVSLWICCCLWIVILAMTIVRYFHQKRLVTAKQHAAILLEHSRTNSDEILYETKRNYRS is encoded by the exons ATGGCAAGGCCCACCCAAACGGACGCGCTTTTGCTTGCGCAAACTGTATCGTATGCTGCGCTGTCGATTACAGAGTTGTTTGTAATTATTTCGTTGAGAACTACTCAG GATAACCTCGGTGGAGACTGCATACTCTTTGCTGATTTCAACTTAACGGATAAAGCTGTTAATCTCAGTGTAATAAATGAATCAAAGACATGTGATTTTATAGTCTACACAAGCATCATTGAAGAATGCCTTGTTGTCCTCCTGTGTTTATACCATATGTACATGTTTCATAAGTCTAAGCGGGATACATTAGTGGG AGAAGCTCTGATAGTCAAGCCTGCACTTGTGTTTACATTCATTTGCGGAGTATTTGGGTTCATCTTGGCTGGTACAGCATCTGCAGGCTTCTTATATACAGCCCATTGGTTTCCAAC ATTCTATTTGCTGTCTGATCCTGATGTTTGGAAAGACCGTGAAAGTTCCAATAATTTGACAATAAACACACAGATTACTCAG GTGTCGTTATGGATATGTTGCTGTCTATGGATAGTCATACTGGCCATGACAATAGTGCGGTACTTTCACCAGAAGAGACTGGTTACAGCTAAGCAACATGCTGCCATCTTGTTAGAGCATTCAAGAACAAATTCAGATGAAATTTTGTATGAGACAAAAAGAAACTATAGAAGTTAA